The following are encoded together in the Babesia microti strain RI chromosome II, complete genome genome:
- a CDS encoding adenosylhomocysteinase (overlaps_old_locusTagID:BBM_II01895) has product MSNTFSVNLSLETLSHSVIKETNLPKGWENIAAKDRSEMPGIMTLIAEYSVLKPLKGIRLSGCQHLTNQTMICIEAYVSLGAEVRWCSSNPLSTVDLAATYLTVKYPDKVTCFAWKGESMDEYWWCIYQTLSWPNNRGPHTLHDDGCSSYIMLHHGVNLEKNFENTGQKGNVKDLEVKLYDGVSMFNLLNKILDKDPKFWHKIAADLIGITEQTTSGVTAFRQFCKKGGVLATVFCANDSITKSKFDNIYGTRQSALDGFMRATDVMAAGKEVVVIGYGQVGRGAAEAFRGLGARVRVTEIDPICALQASMQGYDIVLLEDVVETGDIFITTTGSIKNIRVEHMLKMKDGAILGNIGQGSEEITVEELAAVKDVKKVHLKPYVDKYILPNGNGITILADGRLFNLACATGHPSFVLSTSFCSQILCQIEVAKNLTRKEYDKVLVKLPKIVDEKIAKIHLKHLNAKLTMLTQEQADFMGVSIDGPYKQDNYPY; this is encoded by the exons ATGAGTAATACTTTTTCAGTAAACCTATCTCTTGAGACACTTTCACATAGTGTAATCAAAGAAACCAATTTGCCCAAGGGTTGGGAAAATATCGCTGCAAAAGATAGATCAGAAATGCCTGGAATAATGACATTAATTGCAGAATATAGCGTGTTAAAACCCCTTAAAGGAATCAGGTTAAGTGGATGCCAACATTTGACAAATCAAACCATGATCTGTATAGAAGCCTATGTATCACTAGGTGCTGAAGTTAGATGGTGTTCATCTAACCCTTTATCTACAGTAGACCTAGCAGCAACATATTTGACAGTCAAATATCCTGATAAGGTCACTTGTTTTGCGTGGAAAG gcgaATCAATGGATGAATATTGGTGGTGCATTTATCAAACATTATCCTGGCCAAATAACAGGGGCCCTCACACATTACATGACGATGGATGCTCATCCTATATAATGCTACACCATGGAGTTAACCTAGAAAAAAATTTCGAGAATACTGGACAAAAGGGTAACGTGAAGGACTTAGAAGTGAAACTTTATGACGGGGTGTCAATGTTTAACCTGttgaataaaattttggacAAAGATCCCAAATTTTGGCACAAAATAGCAGCCGATCTAATAGGTATAACTGAACAAACAACTTCTGGTGTCACAGCTTTTAGacaattttgcaaaaaagGTGGGGTTTTGGCAACCGTTTTTTGTGCTAACGACTCCATAAcaaaatccaaatttgataatatatatggtACTAGGCAGTCTGCCTTGGATGGTTTCATGCGTGCAACTGATGTTATGGCTGCTGGCAAGGAGGTGGTGGTTATAGGTTATGGTCAAGTGGGTAGGGGTGCTGCTGAAGCCTTTAGGGGACTAGGGGCCAGAGTTCGTGTTACCGAAATTGATCCAATTTGTGCTCTACAAGCTTCAATGCAGGGTTATGACATTGTGTTACTTGAAGATGTTGTTGAAACCGGagatatattcattacgACAACTGGATCTATCAAGAATATACGTGTAGAACACATGTTAAAGATGAAGGATGGTGCGATTTTGGGTAATATTGGACAGGGCTCTGAAGAAATCACTGTAGAGGAATTAGCAGCGGTAAAGGATGTAAAAAAGGTTCATTTAAAGCCTTATGTTGATAAGTATATTTTACCTAACGGCAATGGCATTACCATACTAGCTGATGGAAGACTATTTAACTTAGCCTGTGCAACTGGCCACCCATCATTCGTTCTATCCACTTCATTTTGCAGCCAGATCCTTTGCCAAATCGAGGTAGCAAAGAACCTCACTCGTAAGGAATATGATAAGGTGTTGGTTAAGCTACCAAAGATCGTTGATGAgaaaattgccaaaatcCACCTTAAGCACTTAAATGCTAAATTGACGATGTTGACGCAAGAGCAGGCTGATTTTATGGGCGTATCCATTGATGGTCCTTACAAGCAAGATAATTACCCCTATTAA
- a CDS encoding hypothetical protein (overlaps_old_locusTagID:BBM_II01900) produces MDWNSDNYPLSNSCACSSARLQPIVTIKEDEMPHSHDHTFSGTALPTQMAQGISFVNSNTNGYRTTTVLGDMTPSNSVKDGFDNKLDSLDAINSNRSPTSPNSFAKVEALLHKYRQLALDAVTLLKSEREDRELIKENMARAAFDAYKSFEDDLKNKALDAVKEMQIEIRKERAIYISENEELIDKCNRMEREFNRIRNINLGDCKLLKCMSDNEKLKLTEMIVDMFDKFRNEVVDSVVKFMDNTKADEQFCDDVDEFVHVAILSQATL; encoded by the exons ATGGATTGGAACAGCGACAATTATCCTTTATCCAACAGCTGTGCCTGTTCGTCTGCGCGTTTACAGCCAATTGTAACTATAAAAGAAGACGAGATGCCTCATTCTCATGATCACACATTTTCCGGCACAGCGTTGCCTACACAAATGGCCCAAGGAATTTCATTTGTCAACAGTAACACCAACGGTTATAGAACTACTACTGTTTTGGGTGATATGACCCCTTCTAATTCCGTAAAAGATGGATTTGACAATAAGCTTGATTCCTTAGATGCTATAAACTCTAACAGATCGCCCACATCACCCAATTCATTCGCTAAAGTTGAAGCCCTGTTGCA TAAATATCGACAATTAGCCCTGGATGCTGTTACGTTACTCAAAAGTGAAAGGGAGGACCGAGAGTTGATCAAGGAGAATATGGCCAGGGCCGCCTTTGATGCATATAAGTCTTTCGAAGATGACTTAAAAAATAAAGCGCTGGATGCAGTCAAAGAAATGCAAATTGAAATCAGGAAGGAGAGGGCTATCTACATAAGTGAAAATGAAGAGTTGATTGATAAGTG CAATAGGATGGAAAGGGAGTTCAACCGCATCAGGAACATTAATCTAGGTGATTGCAAATTGCTGAAATGCATGAGCGATAATGAAAAGTTGAAATTAACTGAAATGATTGTGGATATGTTCGACAAGTTCAGAAATGAGGTAGTTGATTCGGTGGTCAAATTCATGGATAACACTAAAGCTGATGAGCAATTTTGTGATGACGTAGATGAGTTTGTACATGTGGCAATTTT gtcCCAAGCCACTCTCTGA